One genomic window of Cydia fagiglandana chromosome 20, ilCydFagi1.1, whole genome shotgun sequence includes the following:
- the LOC134674451 gene encoding adenosine deaminase 2-like: protein MWVMWALVGCLLFAPAVISNKLQRVQDERNYLLNKELNMMVGSDIVLSDSELVANETIMALKLHELDNGFKNPQFFHCSKHFFEYKDAVKETPLYKIIQKMPKGAVLHAHDTGLLGPDHVLNYTYWDDLHICYEDDTVKFLFSSDTPTSPCGNQWQLLKNVRYSSGNVEKFDDELRKHFTIVIDKPLDVYTDINKVWSKFQNYFISTSGLLYYKPLWEQYFYDTLKAFREDNVMYIEMRSVLPELYDLDGNTYDAVATAEIYKKVLDEFVRDYPDFFGVRLIYAPLKMGNSDTVKEYIRTAKVIKKKLPGFFAGFDLVGQEDIAPALINYLPELVDAADELDYFLHAGETNWQGLSDENIFDAVALKTKRIGHGYAIAKHPILKEEVKKIGIALEVNVVSNHVLKLVEDVRNHPLATFLAEGMPVVLSSDDPGVWEADPMSHDFYLTFLGVASRRADLRLLKKLALNSLYYSTYPDKEKIVFEFEKRWTKFIGNGEFLQAIGS, encoded by the coding sequence ATGTGGGTGATGTGGGCGCTTGTCGGCTGTTTACTATTCGCACCTGCAGTGATATCGAATAAACTCCAAAGAGTGCAAGATGAAAGAAACTATcttttaaataaagaacttaaCATGATGGTGGGAAGTGACATTGTTTTAAGTGATAGTGAACTAGTTGCTAATGAAACTATTATGGCCCTTAAACTACACGAATTGGATAACGGATTTAAAAATCCTCAGTTCTTTCACTGTTCGAAACACTTTTTTGAATACAAGGATGCTGTCAAGGAAACGCCTTTGTACAAAATTATACAGAAGATGCCGAAAGGAGCGGTTTTACATGCCCACGATACTGGATTACTGGGCCCAGACCATGTTTTGAATTATACATACTGGGACGACTTACACATTTGTTACGAAGATGATACCGTAAAATTTCTGTTCTCAAGTGATACACCCACTTCTCCGTGTGGCAACCAATGGCAATTGCTCAAAAACGTCAGATATTCATCTGGCAACGTTGAAAAGTTTGATGATGAACTTAGGAAACATTTCACTATCGTTATTGACAAGCCTCTAGATGTTTATACTGACATTAATAAAGTGTGGTCGAAATTCCAAAATTATTTCATTAGTACCAGTGGGTTGCTGTACTATAAACCGCTTTGGGAGCAATACTTCTATGATACTTTGAAAGCATTCAGAGAAGATAACGTCATGTATATTGAAATGAGAAGTGTTTTGCCCGAATTGTACGATTTAGACGGTAACACTTATGATGCCGTCGCGACGGCGGAGATATACAAAAAAGTGCTAGACGAGTTTGTGCGTGACTATCCAGATTTTTTCGGAGTTAGATTAATCTATGCGCCATTAAAAATGGGAAACTCGGATACAGTTAAAGAGTATATTCGAACAGCGAAAGTcataaaaaagaaattaccgGGTTTCTTTGCTGGTTTTGATTTGGTTGGCCAAGAAGATATAGCTCCGGCTCTAATAAATTATTTGCCCGAGTTAGTTGATGCTGCTGACGAGTTAGATTATTTCCTCCATGCTGGTGAGACTAATTGGCAAGGTTTAAGTGATGAGAACATTTTTGATGCTGTAGCCCTAAAGACAAAACGTATAGGTCACGGTTACGCTATAGCTAAGCATCCTATTCTGAAAGAAGAAGTCAAGAAAATAGGAATAGCGCTAGAAGTTAACGTTGTGTCCAACCATGTTTTGAAATTGGTTGAAGATGTGAGGAATCATCCTTTAGCGACGTTCCTCGCTGAGGGTATGCCTGTAGTTTTGTCCAGCGATGACCCAGGAGTATGGGAGGCCGACCCTATGTCTCACGACTTCTATTTGACTTTCTTAGGGGTGGCCAGCCGTCGAGCTGACTTAAGACTGTTGAAAAAGCTCGCTTTAAATTCTTTGTATTATAGCACATATCCTGATAAAGAGAAGATTGTATTCGAGTTTGAAAAACGGTGGACGAAGTTTATTGGAAACGGAGAATTTCTTCAAGCAATTGGTTCTTAA
- the LOC134674316 gene encoding adenosine deaminase 2-like, whose product MRLIVITNVLCLLSADPSRARAIDDDIPINEYTHNRADLLEMEINESVGGKLHLTEKEKAVNDILMRLKEKELDNSFDNPQFFNFSRPYFTYKDDMKHSKVYQLMRRMPKGAALHVHSSLMLDADYMVKLTYEDHLYACLTEDDLKLHFSDAEPLRPCPVKWNLLSTLRHASDDVAQFDAKLKEHFTLGTEDHMGFNTNVNEAWKQFNKVYYTIKSLINYRPVREKMFYQALQDFYNDNVMYIEVRSGLSSLYELDGTQHDKLYLATLYKEVTDKFIKENPGFIGIKIIVTRARSASVEQVRESLNLARQLKKAMPNIFAGFDLVGQEDLGKPLRNFLPALLEAKDEVNYYFHGGETNWYGTPTDENLFDAILLGSKRIGHGYALMKHPALIKAVHRNDIAIEVNVISNSVLSLVQDLRNHPLATYLALGLPVVLSSDDPGVWGAKPLSDDFYVAFVAIASKHADLRMLKQLAINSIRYSALDDKGKTKLFKAFEKKWNEFIDGVIADSDVLLKL is encoded by the coding sequence ATGCGGCTTATTGTGATTACGAATGTTTTGTGTTTGCTTTCCGCGGATCCGTCCCGCGCGAGAGCCATCGACGACGACATACCGATCAACGAATACACGCACAACAGAGCAGATTTACTAGAAATGGAAATCAACGAATCTGTCGGAGGCAAACTGCATCTCACAGAAAAAGAAAAAGCGGTCAACGATATCCTCATGCGCTTGAAAGAGAAAGAACTGGACAACTCGTTTGATAACCCGCAGTTTTTCAACTTTTCTAGACCTTATTTCACGTATAAAGACGATATGAAGCACTCTAAAGTGTATCAATTGATGCGACGGATGCCGAAAGGGGCGGCGTTGCATGTGCACAGTTCCTTGATGCTCGACGCGGATTACATGGTGAAGTTGACGTATGAAGACCACTTATACGCTTGTCTCACAGAAGAtgatttaaaattacacttctCCGACGCCGAGCCGCTGCGACCTTGCCCGGTTAAATGGAATCTCCTGAGCACACTCAGACACGCATCCGATGACGTAGCCCAATTCGACGCAAAATTAAAGGAACACTTCACTTTAGGCACCGAAGACCATATGGGATTTAATACAAATGTGAACGAAGCATGGAAACAGTTCAACAAAGtatattacacgatcaaatcTTTGATAAACTATAGGCCTGTCAGAGAAAAAATGTTTTACCAAGCTTTACAGGACTTTTACAATGACAATGTAATGTATATTGAAGTGCGCAGCGGTTTATCCAGCTTGTACGAACTAGATGGCACTCAGCATGATAAACTATATTTAGCGACTCTTTATAAGGAAGTTACGGACAAATTCATAAAAGAGAACCCAGGTTTTATCGGCATAAAGATTATCGTTACCAGAGCCCGTTCAGCGAGTGTAGAACAAGTGCGAGAATCTTTAAACTTGGCTCGTCAGTTAAAGAAGGCCATGCCAAACATATTCGCAGGTTTCGATCTTGTAGGCCAAGAGGATTTGGGTAAACCTTTAAGAAATTTCTTACCAGCCCTATTAGAAGCCAAGGATGAGGTAAATTATTACTTCCACGGCGGTGAAACCAACTGGTATGGGACTCCAACGGACGAGAATCTTTTTGATGCGATATTGCTTGGATCTAAAAGGATAGGACACGGGTATGCGCTGATGAAGCACCCAGCGCTTATTAAAGCGGTCCACCGTAATGACATAGCTATAGAAGTGAATGTGATATCGAACTCTGTCTTATCCTTAGTCCAGGACCTGAGGAACCATCCTCTGGCGACGTACTTGGCGCTAGGTCTTCCTGTGGTCCTCTCGAGCGATGACCCCGGCGTATGGGGCGCGAAGCCCCTGTCCGACGACTTCTATGTGGCCTTTGTGGCCATCGCCAGTAAACACGCCGACTTGAGGATGCTTAAGCAACTGGCGATCAACTCTATAAGGTACAGTGCTTTAGATGACAAGGGGAAAACGAAGTTATTTAAAGCATTTGAGAAGAAATGGAACGAGTTCATTGATGGTGTTATAGCTgatagtgatgtattattaaaattgtga